The DNA window CATATACATAATTGCTATTCAATGCTTTTCAGGTTTGTGGTGGAGCGGATTCACCCTTAGCACTGCAAACTACTTATATGATATTCGCCCTCATCATAGTAACTTCGCCACTTATGCCGCGACACAGGCAGGTCTTGCTGCCGTGCTAGTTTTTGTTGGTTCGTTGCTTGGTGGAATTGTCGCCTCTTACGCTAATGCTTTTAACGAGTGGAGCGGTTTGTCGCTTTGGTTGAGTAGTTCTTTATTTATCGTCTTTATTTGCTCTAGCCTAGGGCGATTACTTGTTTTCTTTTATTTTATCCCTAATTTGCAAGATACTGGCATTCGTCAGCGACCTAAGATGCTATCTTTAGTGTTAAGAGTTGCGAGGTTTAACGCTATTTCAGGAGTGAATTTTGATTGGTTAACGGTGGTAAAGAAAAAACCAGAGGAATAATTATTAATCAAAGCGACACTGGTATCTATAAAGAAAAATTAAGTACAGCAGTTAAATATAAAAATTAATCAAATAACCACTATCTATTATTACTAAAATCTCAATGACTTGTTAGACTTTAGTCTTTGATACTTATAAAGGAACCTAATGTGACCTACTGTTTGGCTGTCAATGTAAACAAAGGCATGGTGTTTGCCTCTGATTCTCGCACGAATGCAGGGGTCGACTATGTTGCCTCGCACAGCAAAATGCGCACCTTCATTTTTAAAGGAGACCGCAGCGTCTATGTCTTAACGTCAGGCAGTTTGTCAACGTCACAGGCAGTGGTTAATCGTATCGCTACAGACTTGGAAGATCCGGATGCTGAGTTCAATTTACTTAAAGCAAATCACATGCACGAGATTGCTGATTATGTCGGTCGCTTGAGTCAGGCCCAACAAGCTAAGCATGAAACTGCTATGAAAAAAAGCGACATTAGCAGTGAGTCTAGCTTTATAGTAGGAGGCCAAATTGCTGGCAAAGAGTGCTCTATTTTTCACGTTTATCCTCAAGGTAATTACATCAAAGCATCCCTCGAGACTCCGTATTTACAAATAGGTGAAAATAAGTATGGTAAACCCATATTGGATAGAGTCATTGCGCTCAATACGAGCTTAGAAGATGCTGCACGCTGTGCCCTTGTCTCACTCGATTCTACTATTCGCAGTAATATTTCTGTTGGCCCACCAATTGAACTCGCGATCCACACTAACAATGATTTAGATGGTCCTTATCAAACTATTTTTAACGTTAATTCCCCGATGTACAAGTCTTTACAAAAACAGTGGAATGAAGGCTTGAAACGCGCGTTTAAAAAATTGCCGCGTTTTGAATGGGAAAAGCCAAGTTCTTGAGTAACGACACAAATATCGTTTAATTGTGCTCTTGAAAATATGGCAACAATAAAAAAGGGATCTAAAGCTAGATCCCCAATTTCATCGCAAGCGAGACAGCATTTGCTTGCTTAATTGCTCACTGCTATTTATTTAACCTTCATGCCAGGCTTGGCGCCATCGTGCGGCTCCAGAATAAACAAGTCACTGCCGCCAGGTCCTGCAGCTAAAACCATTCCTTCTGACATACCAAATCGCATTTTTCTAGGCGCTAGGTTTGCAACCATGACGGTCATTTTGCCGACTAAATCTTCTGGCTGATAGGCAGACTTAATGCCAGCAAAAACTTGCTTAGTTTCACCGCCCAAATCAAGCTCTAAGCGTAAAAGTTTATCGGCTTTTT is part of the Glaciecola nitratireducens FR1064 genome and encodes:
- a CDS encoding 20S proteasome subunits A/B, with the translated sequence MTYCLAVNVNKGMVFASDSRTNAGVDYVASHSKMRTFIFKGDRSVYVLTSGSLSTSQAVVNRIATDLEDPDAEFNLLKANHMHEIADYVGRLSQAQQAKHETAMKKSDISSESSFIVGGQIAGKECSIFHVYPQGNYIKASLETPYLQIGENKYGKPILDRVIALNTSLEDAARCALVSLDSTIRSNISVGPPIELAIHTNNDLDGPYQTIFNVNSPMYKSLQKQWNEGLKRAFKKLPRFEWEKPSS